One genomic segment of Streptomyces sp. RerS4 includes these proteins:
- a CDS encoding alpha/beta fold hydrolase: MSRRAHPSPTAAEPAASGSVRRIVLDAAGTPVSGLLAEPEHGAPRAVVVALHGGGMTAGYFHSPAANGLSLLTLGASLGVTVVALDRPGYGASAPTHPDGQTLAEQTRTLHLALDDFAARYDTGRGMLLLAHSYGGKLALTTAAEDVRGRVLGLDISGCARDYSVAPEAVLDDSGRLRWKRSWGPLRLYPTGTFRYSGDLVTPMPVREREELPRWPDRFPAIAARVRVPVRLTFAEHEAIWRHGEEDVAELRSLLASPRVLVERQNAAGHNISLGWTARAYHLRALAFLEECLAGHEAAVAPC, encoded by the coding sequence ATGTCCCGTCGCGCACACCCGTCCCCCACCGCCGCGGAGCCCGCCGCGTCCGGTTCCGTCCGCCGCATCGTCCTCGACGCGGCCGGCACGCCCGTCTCGGGGCTGCTCGCCGAGCCGGAGCACGGCGCCCCCCGGGCGGTGGTGGTGGCACTGCACGGTGGCGGGATGACCGCCGGCTACTTCCACAGCCCGGCCGCGAACGGACTGTCGCTGCTGACCCTGGGGGCGAGTCTGGGGGTGACCGTGGTCGCCCTCGACCGGCCCGGCTACGGCGCCTCGGCACCGACCCATCCCGACGGACAGACCCTCGCCGAGCAGACCCGTACGCTGCACCTGGCTCTCGACGACTTCGCCGCCCGGTACGACACGGGCCGCGGCATGCTCCTCCTGGCCCACTCCTACGGCGGGAAGCTGGCGCTGACCACCGCGGCCGAGGACGTCCGGGGACGCGTCCTCGGGCTGGACATCTCCGGTTGCGCACGGGACTACTCCGTCGCCCCGGAGGCGGTCCTCGACGACAGCGGCCGACTCCGGTGGAAGCGCAGTTGGGGGCCGCTGCGGCTGTATCCGACCGGCACCTTCCGCTACAGCGGGGACCTGGTCACCCCCATGCCGGTGCGCGAGCGCGAGGAGCTCCCCCGCTGGCCGGACCGCTTCCCCGCGATCGCCGCCCGGGTCCGCGTCCCGGTCCGGCTGACGTTCGCCGAGCACGAGGCGATCTGGCGGCACGGCGAGGAGGATGTGGCCGAACTCCGCTCGCTGCTCGCGTCGCCGAGGGTCCTCGTCGAACGTCAGAATGCCGCGGGGCACAACATCAGCCTCGGCTGGACCGCCCGCGCCTACCACCTGCGGGCCCTGGCCTTCCTGGAGGAGTGCCTGGCGGGGCACGAGGCAGCGGTCGCGCCCTGCTGA
- a CDS encoding nucleotide disphospho-sugar-binding domain-containing protein, whose protein sequence is MKVLFVAGPSSATLFALTPLAQAVRSAGHEVIMATTEEMVPVAERLAIPFVTVTDRTLAGLLTTDRTGAVLPLPQTLAEHRRFAGGWFARLAAYTLDDLLELTRHWRPDLVVGGTSAYVTGLLSAHLGVPHVRQTWDTLRTGEVIDRHADEELAPELAPLGLKELPRPDLFLDVCPPSLRAPEDLGAPGIRWVPGNMQRKLEPWMLTRADRPRVCVTSGSRVAVTESQEFLRNLARSVRDLDVEIVVPAPEEVAGELRATVPDVRTGWIPLDVLAPTCDVILHHGGGVTAMTALHAGVPQLVLPSFPTFGDSWARLADSGAAEVLMPQEQSEASVIDACRRLLTRPEYRERAAGLSREIGAMPGPAAYVARLEGLAAR, encoded by the coding sequence GTGAAGGTTCTGTTCGTCGCCGGACCCAGTTCCGCGACGCTGTTCGCGCTCACGCCGCTCGCCCAGGCGGTCCGGTCCGCCGGCCATGAGGTGATCATGGCCACGACGGAGGAGATGGTGCCGGTCGCCGAGCGGCTCGCGATCCCGTTCGTGACGGTGACCGACCGCACCCTTGCCGGTCTGCTGACCACCGATCGGACCGGAGCGGTGCTGCCCCTGCCGCAGACGCTCGCCGAGCACCGCCGGTTCGCCGGCGGCTGGTTCGCCCGGCTGGCGGCCTACACACTGGACGACCTGCTCGAACTGACCCGGCACTGGCGTCCCGACCTGGTCGTCGGCGGCACCAGCGCGTACGTGACCGGACTGCTCTCCGCCCACCTCGGCGTCCCCCATGTCCGCCAGACCTGGGACACGCTGCGGACCGGAGAGGTGATAGACCGACACGCCGACGAGGAACTCGCCCCCGAACTCGCCCCGCTCGGACTGAAGGAGCTGCCGCGCCCCGATCTGTTCCTCGACGTCTGCCCGCCGAGCCTGCGGGCACCCGAGGACCTCGGCGCACCCGGCATCCGCTGGGTGCCGGGGAACATGCAGCGGAAGCTGGAGCCGTGGATGCTGACGCGGGCCGACCGACCGCGCGTGTGCGTCACGTCCGGCAGCCGGGTGGCCGTCACCGAGAGCCAGGAATTCCTCCGGAACCTGGCGCGCAGCGTCCGGGACCTCGACGTGGAGATCGTCGTCCCGGCTCCCGAGGAGGTGGCGGGCGAGCTCCGCGCCACGGTCCCCGACGTGCGGACGGGATGGATCCCGCTGGACGTCCTCGCCCCCACCTGCGACGTGATCCTGCACCACGGCGGCGGGGTCACGGCCATGACCGCCCTGCACGCGGGCGTGCCGCAGCTGGTGCTGCCGAGCTTCCCGACCTTCGGGGACTCCTGGGCGCGCCTCGCCGATTCCGGGGCGGCCGAGGTCCTGATGCCGCAGGAGCAGTCCGAGGCGAGCGTGATCGACGCCTGCCGGCGGCTGCTGACGCGGCCCGAGTACCGCGAACGGGCCGCCGGGCTCTCCCGGGAGATCGGTGCCATGCCGGGCCCGGCCGCCTACGTGGCCCGGCTGGAGGGCCTCGCGGCCCGCTGA